Proteins from a single region of Rhea pennata isolate bPtePen1 chromosome 6, bPtePen1.pri, whole genome shotgun sequence:
- the DUSP19 gene encoding dual specificity protein phosphatase 19, which produces MHSLGEEIRSFSRANLRKQCTRVTTLTGKRIIETWRGACLQVVEETGPGDGGGCGYVPDLSSDLQVGVVRPWLLLGSQDAAHDLETMKKYKVTHVLNVAYGVQNAFLNDFIYKSISILDLPETDITSYFPECFEFIEKAKIQDGVVLVHCNAGVSRAAAVVIGFLMNSEGLSFARAFSLVKNARPAVCPNPGFMEQLHKYQEHNKKANGSINDQD; this is translated from the exons ATGCACTCGCTCGGAGAGGAGATCCGAAGCTTCTCCAGGGCGAACCTGCGGAAGCAGTGCACCAGGGTGACGACGCTGACGGGCAAGAGGATCATCGAGACGTGGCGCGGTGCCTGCTTGCAAGTGGTGGAGGAGACGGGGCCCGGCGATGGCGGCGGCTGCGGCTACGTGCCCGACCTCAGCTCCGACCTGCAGGTCGGCGTCGTTcggccctggctgctgctgg GGTCGCAGGATGCTGCTCATGATCTGGAGACAATGAAGAAGTATAAG gTTACTCATGTTCTAAATGTGGCATACGGAGTTCAAAATGCCTTTCTCAATGACTTTATATACAAGAGCATTTCTATTCTGGATCTCCCAGAAACTGATATCACCTCCTACTTCCCAGAATGTTTTGAGTTTATTGAGAAAGCCAAGATCCAG GATGGTGTGGTACTGGTTCACTGTAATGCAGGAGTCTCTCGTGCAGCAGCAGTGGTCATCGGTTTTCTAATGAATTCAGAAGGACTCAGTTTTGCTAGAGCCTTTTCTTTGGTGAAAAATGCAAGGCCTGCTGTTTGTCCAAATCCTGGCTTCATGGAGCAGCTTCACAAGTACcaagaacacaataaaaaggCAAATGGAAGCATAAATGATCAAGACTGA